A part of Caretta caretta isolate rCarCar2 chromosome 1, rCarCar1.hap1, whole genome shotgun sequence genomic DNA contains:
- the LOC125621099 gene encoding endogenous retrovirus group K member 5 Gag polyprotein-like: MVHAAKARSDLTAEELADLVSVCPVTWQNDDQGNPVGTWTTLPYSVVREVKKAIREFGLTSTFVRGLIERIGTGYSLIPEDWKTLLRMMLSPSQYVIWISEYRQMAERQAQVHREHGIIYEHLAGEGPFATIEMQSQLPQAVFPIISTCAQHAFKKVPDSDKPTKSFVSIHQGASESFLDFTNRLHEAILRQVDNTEAAHELLLKLAVENANEDCRRALQAAQASGILELSDMLRACQNIGTQAHKAGVLAAALRKTGKEGKRCYRCGKEGHFQRECRSSKAPARPSKKCPKCGKGYHWANQCRSGSGNRATGPPRTQGQTGVFPTQTTAPLP; the protein is encoded by the coding sequence atggttcacgcagcgaaagctcgatcagatcttacagcggaggagctggctgatctggtctcagtttgcccggtgacctggcagaatgatgaccagggcaaccccgtgggcacctggaccactttgccatactcggtggttagagaggtaaagaaagcaattcgtgagtttggcctgactagcacctttgtgcgtggtctcattgaaaggataggtactgggtactccctaatccctgaggattggaaaacgctgctgcgcatgatgttatcacccagtcagtatgttatttggattagtgagtatcggcagatggcagaacgccaagctcaggtacatagagagcacggtatcatttatgagcatttggcaggggagggcccgtttgctactattgagatgcagtctcaactccctcaggccgtcttccccattatttccacctgtgctcagcatgctttcaagaaggtcccggattcagacaagcctaccaaaagctttgtcagtatccatcagggtgcctcagagtcctttttggattttaccaacagattgcatgaggctatcctccgacaggtggataacactgaggcagctcacgagctcctgttaaaattggcagttgaaaatgcaaacgaggattgccgccgtgctctccaggcagcgcaagcctctggtattttagagctctcagacatgctgcgggcgtgccagaacattggcacacaagcccacaaggctggagttctggctgccgccctgagaaaaactgggaaggaggggaagcgttgttaccgctgtggtaaggagggtcattttcagcgggagtgccgctcatctaaggcaccagcccgaccctcaaagaagtgccccaagtgtgggaaaggttatcactgggctaatcagtgtcgtagtgggtcgggaaaccgcgcgacgggtcccccccgaacccagggccaaacgggggtgtttcccactcagacaaccgctcctctgccttaa